In a single window of the Prevotella melaninogenica genome:
- a CDS encoding aminotransferase class IV, with protein MCQYIETIRVVDGCICNLAYHEERLNRTRKEMLGLTEPLRIADILQSVSLPMECSKLRFVYDKGGIHDITCTPYIRKEINSLRLVYDNNISYPYKSTDRSQLNELKKQQGDCDEILIVRDNHLTDTSYTNIALYDGEQWFTPSTPLLCGTMRQRLLNCGLIQECEIMVSDIPNYQYISLFNAMISLGEVILPVDKIK; from the coding sequence ATGTGCCAATATATTGAAACGATAAGAGTGGTAGACGGCTGTATCTGCAACCTTGCATACCACGAAGAACGATTGAACCGCACTCGCAAAGAGATGTTAGGACTGACAGAACCGCTGCGTATAGCAGACATTTTGCAGTCTGTTAGCTTACCGATGGAATGCTCGAAGTTACGCTTTGTCTACGATAAAGGGGGCATCCACGACATCACTTGTACACCTTATATACGTAAGGAAATCAACTCCTTGCGCCTTGTCTACGACAATAACATCAGCTATCCTTATAAGAGTACTGACCGCTCTCAACTTAACGAACTAAAAAAACAGCAAGGTGACTGCGACGAAATACTTATTGTTCGTGACAATCACCTTACAGATACTTCCTATACCAACATTGCACTCTATGATGGAGAACAATGGTTTACACCCTCTACGCCACTCCTTTGCGGTACGATGCGCCAACGACTGCTCAACTGTGGACTAATTCAAGAGTGTGAAATCATGGTCTCTGATATTCCTAATTATCAGTATATAAGCCTCTTCAATGCTATGATTTCATTGGGAGAAGTTATACTACCAGTCGATAAGATTAAGTAA
- a CDS encoding aminodeoxychorismate synthase component I, with translation MILYDRERAIQRMNTLAKEGKDFIFIINYKADGAYIEESTNIDPHELLFSFPSLSNVPEGESYSNEAVEWFTEPPTREDYEPRINLVKQREREGDSYLANLTCKIPVRTNLSLHDIFMRSKALYRCWLKEKFVCFSPEIFVRINKEGLISSFPMKGTIDATRPDAEKELMENKKEAAEHATIVDLIRNDLSMIAEQVQVKRYRYIDHLTTNKGEILQTSSEITGQLPTDYRENIGTLLFRLLPAGSITGAPKPRTIEIIDEAEGYERDFYTGVMGCYSKGQVDSAVMIRFIDQDDKGQFHYKAGGGITAQSNNDDEYKEVIEKVYVPIY, from the coding sequence ATGATACTATACGACCGTGAACGTGCCATTCAGCGGATGAACACGTTGGCTAAGGAAGGTAAAGACTTTATCTTTATCATCAATTATAAAGCTGATGGTGCATACATAGAGGAGTCTACGAATATTGACCCTCACGAATTGCTTTTTTCCTTCCCAAGTCTTTCTAATGTCCCTGAGGGCGAAAGCTACAGCAACGAGGCTGTGGAATGGTTTACCGAACCACCAACAAGAGAAGACTATGAGCCACGTATCAATCTTGTTAAGCAAAGAGAGCGTGAGGGAGATAGCTATTTAGCCAACCTCACGTGCAAGATTCCTGTTCGTACAAACCTCTCCCTGCACGATATCTTCATGCGTTCAAAAGCCTTATACCGCTGTTGGCTGAAAGAGAAGTTCGTTTGTTTCTCTCCAGAGATATTCGTTCGCATTAACAAAGAAGGACTTATCAGTTCCTTTCCAATGAAGGGAACGATTGATGCAACACGCCCTGACGCTGAAAAGGAACTGATGGAGAATAAGAAAGAAGCGGCTGAACACGCCACCATCGTCGACCTTATCCGCAATGACTTGAGTATGATTGCCGAGCAAGTGCAGGTGAAACGCTATCGTTATATCGACCATCTGACAACAAACAAAGGTGAAATCCTACAGACAAGTTCAGAGATTACAGGACAACTCCCTACAGACTATCGTGAGAATATCGGTACACTTCTCTTCCGTTTGCTCCCTGCTGGCTCCATTACAGGTGCCCCTAAGCCTCGTACAATAGAGATAATTGATGAGGCTGAGGGCTACGAAAGGGACTTTTATACGGGTGTGATGGGTTGTTATAGCAAAGGACAAGTAGACAGTGCCGTGATGATTCGCTTTATTGATCAGGATGATAAAGGACAGTTCCATTATAAGGCTGGAGGCGGTATTACGGCTCAAAGCAATAACGATGATGAATATAAAGAGGTGATTGAGAAGGTTTATGTGCCAATATATTGA
- a CDS encoding NAD(P)H-binding protein encodes MRAIILGATGAIGKDLVQELINDDTIEQIAIFVRRDPGINNEKVTTHIVDFDQSDKWRLSVQGDVVFSCMGTTRKAAGSKENQYKIDYTYQYNFAKIAAEQGVPSFVLVSSAMANPNAYFFYTRMKGELEEAIKQLPFQHISILRPPALIRKNTTRSSEKLSVSILQFFNQIGLLQSQRPMKTEVVARCMVELAKTEKSGVFEPKDIFKIGER; translated from the coding sequence ATGAGAGCAATAATATTAGGAGCTACTGGCGCAATAGGTAAAGACCTTGTCCAAGAGCTTATCAATGATGATACTATCGAACAAATAGCTATCTTCGTCAGAAGAGACCCAGGCATAAACAACGAAAAGGTAACAACACATATCGTAGACTTCGACCAGTCGGATAAGTGGAGACTCTCCGTTCAAGGCGATGTCGTATTCTCTTGTATGGGAACAACACGTAAGGCAGCTGGCTCAAAGGAGAATCAATACAAGATAGATTATACCTATCAATACAACTTCGCTAAGATAGCAGCAGAGCAAGGTGTACCATCTTTCGTCCTGGTATCCTCTGCTATGGCTAATCCAAACGCTTATTTCTTCTATACAAGGATGAAAGGTGAATTAGAAGAAGCTATCAAACAGCTTCCTTTTCAGCATATCTCCATCCTTCGTCCGCCTGCTTTAATTCGCAAGAATACTACAAGAAGTTCTGAGAAACTGTCTGTTTCTATACTGCAATTCTTCAATCAAATAGGACTCTTACAGAGCCAACGACCTATGAAGACAGAAGTCGTTGCGCGTTGTATGGTTGAACTTGCAAAAACAGAGAAGTCAGGAGTATTTGAGCCAAAGGATATTTTCAAGATTGGAGAAAGATAA